From the genome of Eucalyptus grandis isolate ANBG69807.140 chromosome 2, ASM1654582v1, whole genome shotgun sequence, one region includes:
- the LOC104434096 gene encoding uncharacterized protein LOC104434096: protein MARKGNQQKNGVSRSSQNGKRKGSETHQERGQSTDMKIPTKETTVNGHHLSNASAENMSQGPGKLTSMEKQGTDAAQGLEHPVPSGESSGDYIQNASPMGVSRKREQGGQDCDNNCQNSRKVGLGRELSGHITNLMENVHIFDNLVVRTVRRSALLVLKAAGEWLESQRPFAINLKGDILKARDYVRVKIEMAYPVVLKWLVYFGNIMFLLSMIWLDCTLRGIDSFLRMGTTSFFSILWCGTFSVIAMVGMPKFLVVSVLAVLAGIFVGFAAALLLLAICGTVFLWFYGSFWTTALVIILAGISFTLSHERLALFISTIYAVYCAWAYVGWMGLLFGLNLSFISSDALIYFLRNNVHQPQWPNDPPKQATGMQGQPFSEPLHTSFSDAAPGLSADRDSGIPSTSGANSETTSEDEVIRLLSCSDHYTALGFNRHENVDVSLLKREYRKKAMLVHPDKNQGNEKAVEAFKKLQNAYEVLLDSIKRKTYDDELRREELLNCLRRFQSSSQKNGGHGLFSSGFAHSETDGEDPLRDSRRIACKKCNSFHLWLQTRRLKAQARWCQDCKESHPAKDGDGWVEQSSQPLLFGLLQKMNAPVAFVCADSKIYDASEWYICQGMRCPPNTHKPSFHVNTSVTSKHNSGKGTASGQKGGRVPGSNVEETMTEEEFVEWLQNAVQAGFFDNFSSAHSENQSPGGGSSSKSGFSGSASGSGGKKKRRGKKQW from the exons ATGGCTAGGAAGGGCAATCAGCAGAAGAATGGGGTTAGTCGTTCCTCACAGAATGGCAAAAGAAAGGGTTCAGAAACACATCAAGAAAGAGGACAATCTACTGACATGAAGATTCCTACTAAAGAGACAACTGTGAATGGCCATCACTTGAGCAATGCGTCAGCTGAGAACATGAGCCAAGGACCTGGGAAATTAACGAGTATGGAGAAACAAGGGACAGATGCAGCTCAGGGATTAGAGCACCCAGTTCCGTCTGGGGAATCTTCAGGGGACTATATTCAAAATGCATCTCCAATGGGCGTGTCTCGCAAGAGAGAACAAGGTGGACAGGATTGTGATAATAATTGTCAAAATAGCCGCAAAGTTGGCCTGGGCCGCGAGCTGAGTGGGCATATAACAAATCTAATGGAAAATGTTCACATATTCGACAATTTAGTTGTTAGAACTGTGAGAAGATCAGCTTTGCTTGTCCTAAAGGCGGCTGGAGAGTGGCTAGAGTCGCAAAGACCTTTTGCCATTAATTTAAAAGGTGACATACTAAAGGCTCGTGACTATGTCAGGgtgaagattgagatggcctACCCGGTTGTTTTGAAATGGCTTGTATACTTTGGGAACATAATGTTTCTCCTGTCAATGATTTGGTTGGATTGCACTCTTAGGGGAATTGATTCTTTCCTACGTATGGGGACTACATCTTTCTTTTCTATCCTATGGTGTGGAACTTTCTCAGTTATAGCTATGGTCGGCATGCCAAAGTTTCTTGTGGTCTCG GTGCTAGCTGTTCTTGCAGGTATTTTTGTGGGGTTTGCCGCTGCACTTTTGCTGCTTGCAATTTGTGGCACCGTCTTCTTGTGGTTTTATGGAAGTTTTTGGACAACAGCTCTTGTAATCATCCTTGCAG GTATATCATTCACTTTGAGCCATGAACGCCTTGCACTTTTCATATCAACGATCTATGCTGTGTACTGTGCTTGGGCATATGTTGGATGGATGGGCCTGCTTTTTGGTTTGAATTTGTCTTTCATCTCAAGCGATGCTCTCATATACTTTTTGAGGAATAATGTACATCAGCCTCAGTGGCCCAATGATCCGCCGAAACAAGCAACTGGAATGCAAGGTCAACCGTTCAGCGAGCCATTGCATACTTCATTTTCAGATGCTGCCCCTGGATTGTCGGCTGATCGTGATTCAGGAATACCTTCAACTAGTGGGGCTAATTCTGAAACAACTTCAGAAGATGAAGTTATTCGGTTGTTGAGTTGTTCTGATCACTACACAGCACTGGGCTTCAATCGTCACGAGAATGTAGATGTTTCTTTGCTCAAGAGGGAATATAGGAAaaag GCAATGCTGGTCCATCCCGATAAAAATCAGGGGAATGAGAAGGCGGTGGAGGCTTTTAAAAAGCTTCAAAATGCATACGAG GTTTTACTTGACTCTATAAAGCGAAAAACTTATGACGACGAGCTAAGGAGGGAGGAGCTGCTAAACTGCCTTCGTAGGTTTCAAAGTTCTTCTCAAaag AATGGAGGTCATGGTCTTTTCTCCTCTGGATTTGCTCACTCAGAGACTGACGGTGAGGATCCTTTGAGAGATTCGAGGCGAATAGCGTGCAAAAAGTGCAACAGCTTCCATCTCTGGTTGCAAACCAGAAGGTTAAAAGCACAAGCAAGATGGTGCCAG GACTGTAAAGAGTCCCATCCGGCAAAAGATGGAGATGGATGGGTGGAACAATCTTCTCAACCCTTACTTTTTGGGCTATTGCAGAAG ATGAATGCTCCTGTTGCGTTTGTTTGTGCTGATAGCAAAATTTATGATGCCTCAGAATGGTATATCTGTCAG GGAATGAGGTGCCCGCCCAATACACACAAGCCAAGCTTTCATGTGAACACGAGCGTGACTTCAAAGCATAATTCTGGGAAGGGAACTGCTTCTGGACAAAAGGGCGGTCGAGTTCCAGGATCTAATGTTGAGGAGACCATGACAGAAGAAGAATTCGTCGAGTGGTTGCAGAATGCAGTGCAGGCTGgcttttttgacaatttcagCAGTGCCCACTCTGAGAACCAATCTCCAGGGGGCGGAAGCAGCTCCAAGAGCGGCTTCAGTGGCAGTGCCAGTGGTAGTGGCggtaagaagaagagaagggggaaGAAACAGTGGTAA
- the LOC104434097 gene encoding F-box protein At5g49610 translates to MKCQGGGSFPDEVVIQILSRLPIKSLFRARTVCKLWHRLLSEDYFVHLYNEESVRNSMVVVEVSESLDSVPTFICVDRSRGVSEFSLDFLNDRVKVRASCNGLLCCSSIPDKGVHYVCNPVTREFRLIPRRERSMNRFHPDGEPTLVGLACDLHARTFSFVLAGYHRTFGHRPDGTFICFVYDSGSNKWRRIVSFQDDHFTHMSRNQVVFVNGALHWLTGSSSYVLVLDLRYDVWRKMSLPEQVSCGAGTRAYLLELDGGLSIIQISEGWMIIWALKDYEMENWQVVDKISLRCIRGLVPGIFPISQTSEYLFLATHKQVLVYQRKSRVWKEMYSVKNGSMLPLWFSAHAFRSTIFSCK, encoded by the coding sequence ATGAAATGCCAAGGGGGCGGGTCCTTTCCGGACGAGGTTGTCATTCAGATTCTTTCCCGATTGCCCATTAAGTCTCTGTTCCGGGCCAGAACCGTGTGCAAGCTCTGGCATAGGTTGTTGTCGGAGGATTACTTTGTCCATCTCTACAATGAAGAGTCCGTCAGGAACTccatggtggtggtggaggtctCCGAGTCGCTGGACTCGGTGCCCACCTTCATCTGCGTCGATAGGTCGAGGGGTGTTTCTGAATTTTCTCTGGATTTCTTGAATGATAGAGTCAAGGTCAGGGCCTCGTGCAATGGCTTGCTCTGTTGCTCGAGCATCCCTGATAAGGGCGTTCACTATGTCTGCAATCCGGTGACTAGGGAGTTCAGGCTGATCCCGAGGAGGGAGAGGTCGATGAATAGGTTTCATCCCGACGGCGAGCCTACTCTGGTTGGTTTGGCTTGCGATTTACATGCGCGGACTTTCAGCTTCGTGCTGGCAGGTTACCACCGGACTTTCGGTCACCGGCCTGATGGGACGTTTATTTGTTTTGTGTATGATTCGGGATCGAACAAGTGGAGGAGGATTGTCTCGTTTCAAGACGATCATTTCACGCATATGAGCAGGAACCAGGTCGTGTTTGTTAACGGCGCCCTTCACTGGTTGACGGGTAGCTCCTCATACGTTCTCGTGCTCGATTTGCGTTACGACGTCTGGAGGAAAATGTCCTTGCCGGAGCAGGTGAGTTGTGGGGCCGGGACTAGGGCTTATCTGTTAGAGCTGGATGGGGGCTTATCGATAATTCAGATCTCAGAGGGCTGGATGATCATTTGGGCGTTGAAGGATTATGAGATGGAGAATTGGCAAGTGGTGGATAAAATTAGTCTGAGATGCATCAGAGGTTTGGTGCCGGGCATTTTCCCAATAAGTCAGACGAGTGAATATTTATTCTTGGCCACTCATAAGCAGGTATTGGTGTATCAACGAAAGAGCAGAGTGTGGAAAGAGATGTACTCTGTGAAGAACGGGTCAATGCTCCCCTTGTGGTTTTCAGCCCATGCTTTTCGCAGCACCATCTTCTCTTGTAAATGA